GACGATTTCAAGCTGTTTTCTGTAGTTGGGCTAGTAAACATGAAAAAGGTCCAATGACAGGATAACATCCTATCAACTGGACCCTTTTTTAGTAATCAGTCACAATTCGATTTCTGTCAAGGAAAGCCTCAATGACTTCACTCACTTGAAAAGATACCTGCGGTGAATCATAGTTTTCAAAAACATGCTCGCATTCAGTTTTATAAGCCATGATTTCATCATAGTGTGCTAAGTGCCTATGAATATCCTCTTCTGTATCCTTTCGTGCCTCATGTCTTGCAATAACCGTGTCACGGTCAGCAAAAATGAAAAAGCGCATGACTTTGTCACCATACATGCTTTTTAATTTTTCAGTGCCTTCTGGATTTAATGTTAAATAGACAAGATTATGATTTTCAAAAGCTTTAACGATATCCTCTTCGCGGATTCCGTAATGAATTCCATCGATGTCTACGCTTTCAAGGAATTCATCGTTGTCTTTCAACTTGTTGAATTCATCTTCCGAAACAAAATGGTAGTCTACGCCATCTTGCTCGTAATGACGGGGAGGACGAGTCGTGTAAGAGAGGACAGTTTCCATATCAAACGCGGTCGCGACCATTTTGGCAATCGTTTTTCTCCCAGAGCCATCGGGTCCAGTGTAAATGAAAAGCTTTTCCTTATCTTTGATTTTATACATAGATTACCTCCTGAAAAAATATAGTAAATTAAAAAAAGAGATCCAAAGATGTATGAAATTGCTGTCCAGTGAGTGATCTATAATATCCTTATAGCAGGATATTTCCATTATAACAGATTTTCGAGAAAAATTTGGACTTTTCTGTTTTTT
This genomic stretch from Neobacillus niacini harbors:
- a CDS encoding guanylate kinase, whose product is MYKIKDKEKLFIYTGPDGSGRKTIAKMVATAFDMETVLSYTTRPPRHYEQDGVDYHFVSEDEFNKLKDNDEFLESVDIDGIHYGIREEDIVKAFENHNLVYLTLNPEGTEKLKSMYGDKVMRFFIFADRDTVIARHEARKDTEEDIHRHLAHYDEIMAYKTECEHVFENYDSPQVSFQVSEVIEAFLDRNRIVTDY